The proteins below are encoded in one region of Pseudomonas putida S13.1.2:
- a CDS encoding alginate O-acetyltransferase gives MTPHLMKLLGLSAALLAISQGVRADEVKAPTFSAEPCCQLCPEAHDASRYTTRYQQNFTTLVQAKGDWLFRTREDLRTEFNTTPAGYKRLQQVHDAFKKRGVELVVVYQPTRGLVNRNMLNPAEKAAFDYQKALGNYQAMLKRFASMGYNVPDLSPLTNEQLAAADQGKDFYFRGDQHWTPYGAERAAKIVADTVHKMPAFEGIPRKEFETKKSGRMGKTGTLHNVAGQLCGTSYAVQYMDQFATEPKGSSGGDDLFGDGGNAQITLVGTSHSGKNYNFSGFLEQYIGADVLNVAFPGGGLEGSMIQYLGSEEFQKNPPKILVWEFSPLYRLDQETIWRQILGLLDDGCDDRPALMSASTTLKPGKNELMVNGKGGVIKDLINRNLQMDVKFEDPSVKVLQATLWYLNGRHEDIKLEKPETSDTDGRFVFQMREDEDWASQSLLAFEVQGPESGTQKVEAKLCKRNNFAVPAQTAQAGQ, from the coding sequence ATGACCCCACACCTGATGAAACTGCTGGGCCTGTCCGCCGCCCTTCTGGCGATCAGCCAAGGCGTGCGCGCCGACGAAGTGAAGGCCCCCACCTTCAGCGCCGAACCTTGCTGCCAGCTGTGCCCCGAAGCGCACGACGCCAGCCGCTACACCACTCGCTACCAGCAGAACTTCACCACGCTGGTGCAGGCCAAGGGCGACTGGCTGTTCCGTACCCGCGAAGACCTGCGCACCGAGTTCAACACCACCCCCGCGGGCTACAAGCGCCTGCAGCAAGTGCACGACGCGTTCAAGAAGCGCGGCGTGGAGCTGGTGGTGGTGTACCAGCCGACCCGTGGCCTGGTGAACCGCAACATGCTCAACCCGGCCGAGAAAGCCGCCTTCGACTACCAGAAGGCCCTGGGCAACTACCAGGCCATGCTCAAGCGCTTCGCCAGCATGGGCTACAACGTGCCCGACCTGTCGCCGCTGACCAACGAGCAACTGGCCGCCGCCGACCAGGGCAAGGACTTCTACTTCCGTGGCGACCAGCACTGGACGCCGTATGGCGCCGAGCGCGCAGCAAAGATCGTGGCCGACACCGTGCACAAGATGCCGGCCTTCGAAGGCATCCCGCGCAAGGAATTCGAGACGAAGAAGTCCGGGCGCATGGGCAAGACCGGCACCCTGCACAACGTTGCCGGCCAACTGTGCGGCACCAGCTACGCCGTGCAGTACATGGACCAGTTCGCCACCGAACCGAAAGGCTCGAGCGGCGGCGATGACCTGTTCGGTGACGGCGGCAATGCGCAGATCACCCTGGTCGGCACCAGCCACAGTGGCAAGAACTACAACTTCTCGGGCTTCCTCGAGCAATACATCGGCGCCGACGTGCTCAACGTCGCCTTCCCTGGCGGTGGCCTGGAAGGCTCGATGATCCAGTACCTGGGCAGCGAGGAATTCCAGAAGAACCCGCCGAAGATCCTGGTGTGGGAATTCTCCCCGCTGTACCGCCTGGACCAGGAAACCATCTGGCGGCAAATCCTTGGCCTGCTCGATGACGGCTGCGACGACCGCCCGGCCCTGATGAGCGCCAGCACCACCCTCAAGCCCGGCAAGAACGAGCTGATGGTCAACGGCAAGGGCGGCGTGATCAAAGACCTGATCAACCGCAACCTGCAGATGGACGTCAAGTTCGAAGACCCGTCGGTGAAGGTGCTGCAGGCCACGCTCTGGTACCTCAACGGCCGCCACGAGGACATCAAGCTGGAAAAACCGGAAACCTCCGACACTGATGGCCGCTTTGTCTTCCAGATGCGCGAAGACGAGGACTGGGCCAGCCAGAGCCTGCTGGCGTTCGAGGTACAGGGGCCGGAAAGCGGCACCCAGAAGGTCGAGGCCAAGCTCTGCAAACGCAACAACTTCGCCGTGCCTGCGCAGACCGCGCAGGCCGGCCAGTGA
- the algG gene encoding mannuronan 5-epimerase AlgG, producing MNLHPHLRHSLLASALLLASGLVAAAEPQVIAKELQQAKTYTVASAPIEPLQMDPPKLPDLTGFTAEAVQKKIDRRHKGKVSLRRMFQEDTLKEFVGGDNKAAEWVQRQHGIPQAIFVDDGHIDLVELSKKVPRQYLSEVEPGVYLARLPIVVGQKGILEIDGKVKQLRLSQEGGSFLVNDGKLFVTDTQVTGWREKDNGPATFRSPKEFRPFLLSWGGTETYIVNTKMASFGYAKSKSYGVSISQYTPNMAKRMGRPEPTGWIIGSEFSDMWYGFYCYETQDFVVKDSTYRDNIVYGIDPHDRSHRLIIAGNTVYGTKKKHGIIVSREVNDSWIINNKSYDNKLSGVVIDRNSVNNLVAYNEIYRNHTDGITLYESGDNLIWGNKLINNRRHGIRVRNSVNIRLYENVAMANGLVGVYGHIKDLSDTDRDIALDPFDTKVSLIVVGGELAANGSGPLSIDSPLSVELYKVSMLAPRKASGISLNGVLGERQDEILDLLVRQQKAVLIDPVERQTEMID from the coding sequence ATGAACCTTCACCCGCACTTACGACACAGCCTCTTGGCCAGCGCCTTGCTGCTGGCCAGCGGCCTGGTCGCTGCCGCAGAGCCCCAGGTGATCGCCAAGGAGCTGCAGCAGGCCAAGACCTACACCGTGGCCAGCGCACCGATCGAGCCGCTGCAGATGGACCCGCCAAAGCTGCCCGACCTGACTGGCTTCACCGCCGAAGCGGTGCAGAAGAAGATCGACCGCCGCCACAAAGGCAAGGTCAGCCTGCGCCGCATGTTCCAGGAAGACACCCTCAAGGAGTTCGTCGGCGGCGACAACAAGGCAGCCGAGTGGGTGCAGCGCCAGCACGGCATCCCGCAGGCAATCTTCGTCGATGACGGCCATATCGACCTGGTCGAGCTGAGCAAGAAGGTACCCAGGCAATACCTCAGCGAGGTCGAGCCAGGGGTTTACCTGGCACGCCTGCCAATCGTGGTCGGGCAAAAGGGCATCCTCGAGATCGACGGCAAGGTCAAACAGCTGCGCCTGTCCCAGGAAGGCGGTTCGTTCCTGGTCAATGACGGCAAGCTGTTCGTCACCGATACCCAGGTGACCGGCTGGCGCGAAAAGGACAACGGCCCGGCCACCTTCCGCTCGCCCAAGGAATTCCGCCCGTTCCTGCTGTCGTGGGGCGGTACCGAGACTTACATCGTCAATACCAAGATGGCCAGCTTCGGCTATGCCAAGTCCAAGTCGTATGGCGTGAGCATTTCGCAGTACACGCCCAACATGGCCAAGCGCATGGGCCGCCCGGAACCCACCGGCTGGATCATCGGCTCGGAGTTCAGCGACATGTGGTACGGCTTCTACTGCTACGAGACCCAGGACTTCGTGGTCAAGGACAGTACCTACCGCGACAACATCGTCTACGGCATCGACCCGCACGACCGTTCGCACCGCCTCATCATCGCCGGCAACACGGTATACGGCACCAAGAAGAAGCACGGCATCATCGTTTCGCGTGAGGTGAACGACAGCTGGATCATCAACAACAAGAGCTACGACAACAAGCTCTCGGGCGTGGTGATCGACCGTAACAGCGTCAACAACCTGGTGGCCTACAACGAGATCTACCGCAACCACACCGACGGCATCACCCTGTACGAAAGCGGCGACAACCTGATCTGGGGCAACAAGCTGATCAACAACCGCCGCCACGGCATCCGCGTGCGTAACAGCGTGAACATTCGCCTGTACGAAAACGTCGCCATGGCCAACGGCCTGGTCGGCGTATACGGCCACATCAAGGACCTGTCCGACACCGACCGCGACATCGCCCTCGACCCGTTCGACACCAAGGTGTCGCTGATCGTAGTGGGTGGCGAGCTGGCGGCCAACGGCTCCGGCCCGCTGTCGATCGACTCGCCGCTGTCGGTCGAGCTGTACAAGGTGTCCATGCTCGCCCCACGCAAGGCCAGCGGCATCAGCCTCAATGGTGTGCTGGGCGAGCGCCAGGACGAAATCCTCGACCTGCTGGTGCGCCAGCAAAAAGCTGTGCTGATCGACCCGGTCGAACGCCAGACCGAAATGATCGATTAA
- a CDS encoding alginate export family protein has product MTLNPFVKAGIGLSFALLWSCPTLAEMTADKNFGLDVKITGQSEDDRDLGTRPGGDVNGLGLDLRPWVYGERGNWSAYAMGQAVAATDTIETDTLRQNDDGSTTDTGEDSRQPDKSYLAMREFWVGYSGLTAYPGEQLRFGRQRLRSDDGMWRDTNIEALNWTFDTTLLKADLGVAQRFSEYRTDLTELAPEDKDRTHIYGNVATQWTPGHWVGVRAHHTHDSGSLKNPGETVDALDKTRTGDLTWLGLEANSDAYNWRNDHTVNYWGSVTWLTGDRDKLSSQAVGDDQVATGKQSGDVNAWATDLGIRLRLDPQWQVGAAYARGSGGGGDDGSNNFEQTGLESNRSNFTGTRSRVHRFGEAFRGELGNLQAATLFASWQLRDDYDASLIYHKFWRVDGNQNIGSSGINAAVNDNGISRQLVDGEKDLGQEMDVVVTKYFKQGLLPASMSQAIDEPSALVRLRAGVFKPGDAYGKEADSYMHRAFVDVIWRF; this is encoded by the coding sequence GACCTGGGCACCCGCCCTGGCGGCGACGTCAATGGCCTGGGCCTGGACCTGCGCCCATGGGTGTACGGCGAGCGCGGCAACTGGAGCGCCTATGCCATGGGCCAGGCGGTCGCAGCCACCGACACGATCGAAACCGACACCTTGCGCCAGAACGACGACGGCAGCACCACCGACACCGGCGAAGACAGCCGCCAGCCAGACAAAAGCTACCTGGCCATGCGTGAGTTCTGGGTTGGCTACAGCGGCCTCACCGCCTACCCGGGCGAGCAACTGCGCTTCGGTCGCCAGCGCCTGCGCAGCGACGATGGCATGTGGCGCGACACCAACATCGAAGCGCTGAACTGGACCTTCGACACCACCCTGCTCAAGGCCGACCTGGGCGTTGCCCAGCGCTTCAGCGAGTACCGCACCGACCTCACCGAGCTGGCCCCGGAAGACAAGGACCGCACGCACATCTACGGCAACGTCGCCACGCAGTGGACCCCTGGCCACTGGGTGGGCGTACGGGCCCACCACACCCATGACAGCGGCAGCCTGAAGAACCCGGGCGAAACCGTCGATGCGCTGGACAAGACCCGCACCGGCGACCTGACCTGGCTGGGCCTTGAAGCCAACAGCGACGCCTACAACTGGCGCAACGACCACACCGTCAACTACTGGGGCAGCGTCACCTGGCTGACCGGTGACCGCGACAAGCTCAGCAGCCAGGCCGTAGGCGACGACCAGGTTGCCACCGGCAAACAGAGCGGCGACGTCAATGCCTGGGCCACTGACCTCGGCATCCGCCTGCGCCTGGACCCGCAATGGCAGGTCGGTGCGGCTTACGCCCGTGGCAGCGGCGGTGGTGGCGACGACGGCTCGAACAACTTCGAGCAGACCGGCCTTGAGAGCAACCGCTCCAACTTCACCGGCACCCGTTCGCGCGTGCACCGCTTTGGCGAAGCCTTCCGCGGCGAGCTGGGCAACCTGCAGGCCGCCACGCTCTTCGCCTCCTGGCAACTGCGCGACGACTACGACGCCAGCCTGATCTACCACAAGTTCTGGCGCGTCGACGGTAACCAGAACATCGGCTCCAGCGGCATCAACGCAGCCGTCAACGACAACGGCATCAGCCGCCAGCTGGTCGACGGCGAAAAAGACCTTGGCCAGGAAATGGACGTGGTCGTGACCAAGTACTTCAAGCAGGGCCTGCTGCCGGCTTCGATGAGCCAGGCCATCGACGAACCGTCCGCCCTGGTGCGCTTGCGTGCCGGTGTGTTCAAGCCGGGCGATGCCTACGGCAAGGAAGCGGACTCGTACATGCACCGCGCCTTCGTCGATGTGATCTGGCGCTTCTGA